The nucleotide sequence TGTTTGGGTGGAACTTTCAAGATTGTTGTTATACTCAAACTTTATATTTGTAACATCTGCAACGGCAGAACCTTTGATTTTAAATTCTCCGCCTGAAAATTTGAAAGCCCTTTGAGACGAGGGCTTTAAGGACTCAACATTGTTAAGTTCTTTGATAAGCTCGTGGTGGCCTATAAAGTTTAAGTCCAGCTTTACATAGTCCTCTTGTTGTGCCGAGAAAGAAAGAGAATTTATTTTACAACCTAAGTAGCTGTTTTTCTCGGCCGTGCGGTCAATCCCAACCGTGCAAGAAGGAAGACTATCCGTCAAATCATTTCCGATAGGAACAAAAGAATGTTCTAGGCTTTGTTCTGTTCCTTGCGGTGCTGCCGTTATTTCTTTTCCACAAAGCAAATAAAAAAGAAGACCTGCATCATCGGGCCTCAAAAGCGTTGACAAAGCCCCTTCAACCTTGCGGCTCATTGTTGCAACTTTACCGGTTGCAATCCCGCCGGTTAAAAGCCCTTCATCTTTTTTATTAAACTTTTCTTGAAAACCTTCCGAGGAAACTTTTATCCTGTGGCTAAATGTTGCCTCGGTTTCTCCGTAAGTTCCAGCGGCCAATTCAAGGCCTAAGTATACTTTTAATGAATTTCCTGTTATCATTTTTTTTCACTCCTCTCACTATAATAGGTGTATTTTTAGTTATATTCTTTTGAAAATTTTATTTTTAATTTTGCGGCCTTGTAGTTGATGTTACCTTCTACATGGTCATAAAAATTTATTTTTTCGGTAATAGCCTCATCTACAATTCCGCCTAGTGTTTTTTCATCATCAATCAGTTTAAAAAAAACTGTTGTATATTTTGAGACCTCCTCTGTCATTGATTGAGGCGGTGCACTGCCCCGTAGAGTGATATACAAATCAAGATAGCCTGTTAAAAGGGAGCTTTCGAGTGTTAAGACTTCAAAAGAGTAATCATCATAGTCAAAGTACAACACTTTTTTTGCTCTATCTCTATCTATGTCGGGAAAGCTCATTATAGACTTATCAAGAGGGCTTAAATTGTAAAGCGAGGAGGCAAGAGGCTTGTAGTTTTCTGTAATATAATCTTTTATGTTTTTTTGTAGTTCGTAAAAATCAGCACTCATTTTTTCTCCAATATTTTGTTTAGTTCTTGTTGCAATATTTTATCTGCAATGTTTATCATTGTTTCATCTGTCGTGTTTTCCCTCCATGCGTTAATAACGGTAGGCCTTCCCTGAACAAAAATACTATCTTTTTTTTTAATCCATTTATCTCCGATTTTAAATTGAACAAAACCCTTTTTGCTTTTAGAATTTATTGTATATCCGTCCTCATTAGCAGCATGAATCCACCATGCATTTCTAATACTCCTTCGCTTTTCTTTTGTCCCAAGCCACCCCGAGCTCCCGTCAGATTTAACAAAAATATCTGTTTCTTTAGCTAAAATACCTGTTTTCTTTTTTAGAACTTTACCCTTGAAATTCTGCTTTACTATTTTTTTTATAGGTCTAAGTATTTCTCTTAGTATTTTTTTTTGTAAAGTTTTTTTATTCTTTCCTAATTGTTCAAAATTATTTAATAATTCTTCACAATCAAATTTAACTTCCATATTCATTTTATAAAATCCTATAGCCTTCAATCTCTTTTAAGATTTTGGAATAATCCCTCGTTGCTATAAAGGTTCTGCCTCCGTCTGCTCCAAAGTTCTTACCAGTGATTGCTATGTCTCCGCCCTCTTCACTTACCATAAGGGCCGCTATTCTCATCATAGTAAGCCTTATGATGTCCGGTATGTTATCAGGCTTAAAGCCTGCTTTATATTCGATTGTGTGTATTTGGTCGGGGCTGATATTTTTTATTAAAATAATATTTACACTTTGCTTTAATATCTCTGTTATTTCCCCGTTTATTTTAAGTTCCGAAACATTAATCGCTTCGGCTTCTATATATGTCGCTCCGCCTATTTTTCCTCGTGTATATATTTTTTCTTCCAGAGAATATCCAAGATACTTTTCTATGATTCCTTGAGCCGAGTTTAAATATAAATTGAAAAGCTCGGAGGAGTTGGGATCGTCAACTTTTAGGTAAGAGGAAAAAAGGGCTAAACTTACAAATTTATTTTCCATAATTTTTATCTTTTATAAAAAAGCCCTGCCTTTTTAGGCAAGGCTTTTCGTTTTGTTTTTAGGCTTTAGCTTTTAAGGCGTAGAAGTCGTTTATGATCGGTTTACCGTTGGCGTGCATGACGGCTTCAAAGTAGACGTTTGTGTCTCCTACCTTTGCCTTAGGCGTGATGTCGATGTCTCCGGCTATTCCCATTCCAAATTTTTTCAAATCCCCGGCGATAGCAACAACCTTACCGCCTGCGCTGTCTTTTAACATGTGGCTTGTTAAAATAACCTTAACCCCTTCGATTGATTTTGTTTCAATCAAAGTTTTAAGGTAAACGGCCGATAAATCTTTTTCGGGACTGTCGGCCAAAATCTTGGAGTAAATTGCGGGGTTCAAGATTATATAGCCTGTGTCGGTTTTATCGGCAATCTCCAGAGCGAGACTTGCAAGATCCATAACCGTAACCTTGCCGCTTGCTCCTGCGGTGATTGTTTTATCAGCCTTAAACGTCAAAGAGCTTAAGCCTTCAAATTCTTTCTGCGAGTCGCCTCGGCCCGAGATGATTTGCTTATGATAGCACTGAGCAAAAGCCTCAGCAAAGAGGCTCGGCAGCTTTTGAGCAAAACCCACCTTGTCAAATTTGATTGTTTCCATTGAGACCGGCAAAAGAGCCACAAACGGCCTCGGCAAGATTTCAACGGCGTCAAGTTTGGCGGTGCTATCCTCAGTTATAGTTTTTGTGCCTTCCTCGCTTCCTGCAGGGGCTGCCAAGCCCGGATAAAGGAGCGGAATTGTCGTCTTTGCGTTTGTTCCTGTGTAAACCGAAACAAGATTTAAAAGCGGTGTCTTTGCTTTCATTTCTTCTACAATTTGACCAATTAAGGCTTGTCCGCCTAACTCGGTCGGGATTGTAATAGCTCGCTTTTCGATTAAAGCGTTCGTAACTTCCGAAAAGTCAAAAGCTGTCCTTGTCTCGGTTGTGTCTGGGCTTTCTGCTCGGGCAATCTCCTGATCAAGTTCGGCTTTACGGGCTTTAAGCTCCGCTATTTCTTTTTCGGCGTCTTCGGTCGAGATTTCGCCTTTTTCGATTTTTGAAGACAAAGCCTTACGCTTTTCTTCAAGCTCGGCCTTTCTTTTTTTGATTTCTTCTTTGTTCATCATAAAACTCCTGTTTAAAAATTAAAGAGAGATTAAATCCAATCTCTGCAAGAGGGTTGTGCGTTCTTTTTTTATTTTTAAAGCTCGCTCCTCGTCCTCTTTTTTCTTTTTTTCTTCCTCTTCGCTAGATGCCGTTTTTTCGGCGTCATCCTTTTTTTGCTCTTGGGCTTGTGCCGCTGTTTTGTTTTCCGGAGCTGGCTCCTTTTTTTCATCAGCGTTGCCGCCTTCGGCCTCTGTTATGATTTTTTGCAAATCACTGGTAAGCTGCTTTAATAAAGCTAATACTTCTTTATCCATTCCATTCCCTCTTTTAAATAATAGGTTTTGTACATTTTTAATTGCGCTTCTCATATCCACGCTTGCGGTGGCTTCCGGGTAAAATGGGAAAACCACACCGTAAGAAACTTCTAAAAGTTTGACTTCTCGAAGATAGACTATGCCGTCTTTAGTGTCCTCTTTTACGGAAATAAATCCAAAACTCATGCCGGTACAGTCTCCACGCTCAACAGAGACTATCAAGTCATTTGCAAAAGAGGTGCTAGGAAGTTCACAACGACACTCCAGTCCTTCTTTTGTGGAGGTTAAGGACAAAGTCCCTGCCTCGGTATTTCCCAGCGGATAATCGTCATTGTGATTTTTTAAAGCAACTATCCGCCTTTTACTGTTTAAGCTTTGATTAAATGCCGTGTTTGTTATTACTTCTTTATAAAAGCCCGACATACTAGAGCCCTCCGAGTTATAAGGAATTAATCCTATTAAAAATTTCTTTCCCTCTTCAGTTTGTTCGGTCCTAAGTTTAATATCTTTTAAATATAAAGTTTTTTTATCTTTCATTTTTTTTTACCCTTCACTATAATAGGTGGACTTTTACTTCTTATCATCACCCAAATTCAAAAGTTTTTCTTCATTTCCCGTATTTTCTCCTTTATTTTCAAGTTCTGCCAGTTTTAGCCGTGAACTTGCAAGGAATGAATCTACTATATCCTTTTTAAGAGGCAAGAGATTTGCCGGAATAAAGAGATTATCCCCTGCATCGTCAACAGTCGGCGGCAGCCCCTCCATTCCCCTTATCTCATTCGGTGTCAAAATTCCATTGCCTAACTGCTTAGAATAAGAATCAATCCTAGATTGTAGGCTTGTTCTTAAAAGAGAGTTAAAGTTAAATTTAACATAAGTTTTACCAAAATCGAAACGGTCTAAAAGTTTATTGAAATACTGAGCAACCGTTAAAGCTATAGGGCGGATTGCGTTCCCTAGAAAAAGAATGTGCAAAGCCTCAAGGTCTAGCGATGTTTCCCCTCCGTTAAACCCTTTCGGAACACCGAAGATGTCGTTTATTATTTCTTTTTGTTCTTTGCGATTTTCAAAAAATTGTTGCTCTCTTTGGCTTAAAGGTGCACCTTTTAAACTTGTAAGTTTAAAGCCTTTTTTCAAAACAACCGGCTTAGATACATTTTCAACGCCTGAATATTCCCGTATAAACTTATCACGGAAAGCGTCTGCCTGTTCATCTGTAACACTGTCAAAGGCTTCGGAGATGTCCAATACGGGGCGGTCGCCTTCAACTGCAAAATTAGTTGCCGATTTTTTTAATTGAGAATTTAAATCGCTAAATGTGTCAAATGTTGCAGCGTGTTTTTTAAAAATACTTTTTCCGGTCGTTCCGTCAAAAGAAAAACGGCTAGGAATGTGGATGATATTTTTAGCCGTGTATTCTCTGTCTTTATGTCTGAATATTTTATGCCGGCTATCGTTCCTGTAAACCGTAACTTCATTTGGCGGCAGTCTAAAAAAAGATGTTGGCCTTCCTGATGTTCTATCTATGTAAATGTAAATATAAACATTCCCTTCATTCAAATAGTCATAAGCTATTTGATAAAAAAAGTTGAATTGAGCATCGTCCATGTTCGGATTTTTAATTAAAGCTGCCAGCCAGTGATCGTCTATTGTTTTATTATTTTTAGCCGAATAAACTTTTAATGAAAGGCTTGCAAAATAAGAAGCTATTAAGTCTATTGCTCCTATACCGTCATCTTCCGGACCTGATAACACACTCGCTAAGGTCGGTATTGAATGAAGGGTATAGTTTACCAGCGGATTACCTCTTTTTTGCGTGTTTTGTTTGCTTTTAAAAAAGTTAAATATATTCATTTTTTATAAAAACCTCTCACTATAATAGGTGGACTTATAAGGCTTTTAAGAGGTCTGCGGCCGTATA is from Treponema denticola and encodes:
- a CDS encoding phage major capsid protein, which produces MNKEEIKKRKAELEEKRKALSSKIEKGEISTEDAEKEIAELKARKAELDQEIARAESPDTTETRTAFDFSEVTNALIEKRAITIPTELGGQALIGQIVEEMKAKTPLLNLVSVYTGTNAKTTIPLLYPGLAAPAGSEEGTKTITEDSTAKLDAVEILPRPFVALLPVSMETIKFDKVGFAQKLPSLFAEAFAQCYHKQIISGRGDSQKEFEGLSSLTFKADKTITAGASGKVTVMDLASLALEIADKTDTGYIILNPAIYSKILADSPEKDLSAVYLKTLIETKSIEGVKVILTSHMLKDSAGGKVVAIAGDLKKFGMGIAGDIDITPKAKVGDTNVYFEAVMHANGKPIINDFYALKAKA
- a CDS encoding phage tail tube protein, producing MITGNSLKVYLGLELAAGTYGETEATFSHRIKVSSEGFQEKFNKKDEGLLTGGIATGKVATMSRKVEGALSTLLRPDDAGLLFYLLCGKEITAAPQGTEQSLEHSFVPIGNDLTDSLPSCTVGIDRTAEKNSYLGCKINSLSFSAQQEDYVKLDLNFIGHHELIKELNNVESLKPSSQRAFKFSGGEFKIKGSAVADVTNIKFEYNNNLESSTQTTATGEFFIEPECGARDIKLDIEVLYSKESAKIKKDYYKKDDDFSISLHFTSAEKSKESRPFKIDIEIPAVQLTELSANVGGSEKVIQKMSMKAVENFEDPLLTVKVYNNVTTKYDA
- a CDS encoding HK97 family phage prohead protease yields the protein MKDKKTLYLKDIKLRTEQTEEGKKFLIGLIPYNSEGSSMSGFYKEVITNTAFNQSLNSKRRIVALKNHNDDYPLGNTEAGTLSLTSTKEGLECRCELPSTSFANDLIVSVERGDCTGMSFGFISVKEDTKDGIVYLREVKLLEVSYGVVFPFYPEATASVDMRSAIKNVQNLLFKRGNGMDKEVLALLKQLTSDLQKIITEAEGGNADEKKEPAPENKTAAQAQEQKKDDAEKTASSEEEEKKKKEDEERALKIKKERTTLLQRLDLISL
- a CDS encoding phage portal protein — its product is MNIFNFFKSKQNTQKRGNPLVNYTLHSIPTLASVLSGPEDDGIGAIDLIASYFASLSLKVYSAKNNKTIDDHWLAALIKNPNMDDAQFNFFYQIAYDYLNEGNVYIYIYIDRTSGRPTSFFRLPPNEVTVYRNDSRHKIFRHKDREYTAKNIIHIPSRFSFDGTTGKSIFKKHAATFDTFSDLNSQLKKSATNFAVEGDRPVLDISEAFDSVTDEQADAFRDKFIREYSGVENVSKPVVLKKGFKLTSLKGAPLSQREQQFFENRKEQKEIINDIFGVPKGFNGGETSLDLEALHILFLGNAIRPIALTVAQYFNKLLDRFDFGKTYVKFNFNSLLRTSLQSRIDSYSKQLGNGILTPNEIRGMEGLPPTVDDAGDNLFIPANLLPLKKDIVDSFLASSRLKLAELENKGENTGNEEKLLNLGDDKK